In Euwallacea similis isolate ESF13 chromosome 5, ESF131.1, whole genome shotgun sequence, a single window of DNA contains:
- the LOC136408918 gene encoding LOW QUALITY PROTEIN: protein spaetzle-like (The sequence of the model RefSeq protein was modified relative to this genomic sequence to represent the inferred CDS: substituted 1 base at 1 genomic stop codon): MDVISRSPKCARDLPYCEEAEAYPYSHIKRVLXRNLALRSLFGTDETPTEITNRWDDEDETFVCRSIKKTIFPKMGETNNGKWKFIINQDDENGFVQGIQVELCRNPDKPCDIPGSLSMDFGYSTSCRQKYVYRRLFTLDNTGEPVSDSFKMPSACCCTYKQSYEFMSRLGKGISAATHQTHHSTS; the protein is encoded by the exons ATGGACGTTATTTCCAGGAGTCCCAAATGCGCTAGAGACCTGCCCTATTGTGAAGAGGCGGAGGCTTATCCTTACTCTCACATCAAAAGGGTTCTTTAGCGAAATCTGGCGTTAAGGTCTTTGTTCGGGACAGATGAG actCCTACGGAAATAACAAATAGGTGGGATGATGAGGACGAGACGTTCGTCTGTCGTTCAATCAAAAAAACGATCTTCCCAAAAATGGGCGAGACGAATAATGGCAAATGGAAGTTCATCATCAATCAGGATGATGAAAATGGCTTCGTGCAGGGGATTCAGGTGGAATTATGCAGAAA TCCGGACAAACCATGTGATATTCCTGGCAGCCTGTCTATGGATTTCGGCTACAGTACATCCTGTCGTCAGAAATATGTCTACAGGAGATTGTTTACATTAGACAACACCGGAGAACCTGTATCAGACTCCTTTAAAATGCCTTCCGCTTGTTGTTGCACCTACAAGCAGAGTTACGAATTTATGAGCAGACTCGGGAAGGGCATTAGTGCTGCAACCCACCAAACCCACCACTCAACATCATAG